Proteins encoded together in one Juglans regia cultivar Chandler chromosome 9, Walnut 2.0, whole genome shotgun sequence window:
- the LOC109001928 gene encoding caffeic acid 3-O-methyltransferase 1-like has product MSSKESQMGTSSTEDQESISEYAMQLTSASVLPSVLKAAIDLGVLEIIGKAGPGAPLSASQIASELSTHSNDNLVSSLLLDCMLRVLASHSILTCSITHQNDGHVLRLYGLAPVSKYFVRNQDGGTLAPVLDFMQDKVIMSVWDHLKDAVLEGVLPFYRAHGVDMSNEFKGKEGRLRETSMGYMKGFNQVFMEKILETYKGFEGLKSLVDVGGGDGTILNSIISKYPSIKGVNFDLASVIEKSPPYPGIEHVAGDMFVNIPKGDAIFMKWIIHQHVDKDSLKVLKNCYEALPERGKVILVDMVVPEASETSAAHKSLFQLYLFLLNSNSHGKERTEREFESLGKAAGFSSIQVAGFAYGFSVVEFYKTM; this is encoded by the exons ATGAGCTCCAAGGAAAGTCAGATGGGAACATCCTCTACGGAAGATCAGGAGAGTATCTCTGAGTATGCTATGCAACTAACAAGTGCATCGGTGCTGCCCAGTGTGCTGAAAGCAGCAATAGATCTTGGTGTGCTTGAGATTATTGGGAAAGCAGGTCCTGGAGCCCCTCTCTCTGCTTCCCAAATAGCATCCGAGCTCTCCACTCACAGCAACGACAACCTTGTTTCGTCTTTGCTTCTTGATTGTATGCTACGCGTTCTAGCTAGCCACTCAATTCTCACTTGCTCTATCACCCACCAGAACGATGGCCACGTTCTCAGGCTTTACGGTTTGGCTCCTGTCTCAAAATACTTTGTCCGAAACCAGGATGGTGGAACACTGGCTCCCGTATTAGATTTTATGCAGGACAAGGTCATCATGAGTGTCTG GGACCATTTGAAAGACGCAGTTCTAGAAGGTGTACTACCCTTTTACAGGGCTCATGGGGTGGACATGAGTAATGAGTTTAAGGGAAAGGAAGGAAGACTCCGCGAAACTTCCATGGGCTATATGAAAGGTTTCAACCAAGTATTTATGGAGAAGATCCTTGAGACGTACAAGGGCTTTGAAGGTCTGAAGTCGCTTGTGGATGTGGGCGGTGGTGATGGCACCATCCTTAACAGTATTATATCCAAGTACCCTTCTATCAAGGGTGTTAACTTTGACTTGGCTTCCGTTATAGAAAAATCGCCCCCCTATCCTG GTATTGAGCACGTTGCAGGAGACATGTTTGTAAACATTCCAAAAGGGGATGCCATTTTCATGAAG TGGATAATTCATCAACACGTCGACAAAGATAGCTTGAAGGTACTAAAAAATTGTTATGAAGCGCTACCGGAACGTGGGAAAGTGATACTGGTTGATATGGTGGTTCCTGAAGCCTCTGAAACTAGTGCTGCTCATAAAAGCTTGTTTCAGTTATATTTGTTCCTACTAAATTCGAACTCGCATGGTAAGGAGAGAACAGAAAGAGAATTCGAAAGTTTGGGAAAAGCAGCAGGATTTTCTAGTATTCAGGTGGCAGGCTTTGCTTATGGCTTTTCAGTTGTGGAGTTCTACAAGACTATGTAG